The genomic stretch GGCATCGCCCTGGTCGTCGGCGACGTCGAGGGCCACAACGTCGCCGCCGCGGCCACCATGGGTCAACTCCGCAGCGCGGTGCGGGCGTTCGCCTCAGCGGGCCTGCGGCCCAGCGAGGTGGTGGCCGCCACCAACCGGCTCCTGATCGACCTGGGTCCCGGCCTCCTCGCCAGCTGCTGCTACGTCCTGCTCGATCCCGCCACCGGCGCCGCCCACGTGGTCCGCGCCGGCCATTGCCCGCCCCTGCTGCACCGGCCCGACGGCCGCACCGAGACCGTGGAGCCGCCCGGCGGTCCGCTCCTCGGCATCGACCGCGGCGCCGAGTATCCGCAGGCACCCTTGACCCTGTCGCCGGGGTGCCTGCTGGCCCTCTACACCGACGGGCTGGTCGAAACCCGCGACGCGGACATCACCGCCGGCATCGACCGGCTGCGCACCCAGCTCGCCCACGCCGACACCGACTCGCTGGACAAACTCGCCGACGCCCTCCTGCACAGCGCCAAGCACGCCCCGAAACGCACCGACGACATCGCGCTCCTCCTCACCGAGTACACCCGTGCGGTCAGCGTGTGATCTGCGGCGTGGACGAACCTGAGCGTCCTCCGGCACCTGTCTTGATCCGCCCCGTCGCGACCGGCATCTCTTGCCTCCCGCGCCTCGGCCCCGTACGCTCACCGCTCATACCGACCGGCTGGTATGTCATGTAACCCGCTCAGTCCACGACCACGGGCATCCGCCGATCGTCACGCGCCGCCAGTCAACGCGACCGTCCGAGGAGCCGCCGAAGATGAGCACGATCAACCACCAGGTGCGCCTGGCCGCCCGTCCCGTGGGAGAGCCGCAGCCCACCGACTGGCAGCACGTGGAGGAGCCGGTCGGGCAGCCGGGCGACGGGGAGTTCCTGGTGCAGGTACTGGCCCTGTCGATCGACCCGGCGATGCGCGGCTGGATGAACGCGGGCCGGTCCTACATCCGCCCGGTGGAGATCGGCGAGGTCATGCGCGCCGGTGCCGTGGGACGCGTGATCGCCTCCCAGCACCCCGGTTTCGCGGTCGGCGACCACGTGTCGGGGTCCTTCGGCGTGCAGGAGTACTGCGTCTCGAACGGGCTCGGCGTGACCAAGGTCGATCCGACGGCGGCCCCGCTGCCGACGTATCTCGGCACCCTCGGCATGTCGGGTCTCACGGGCTACTTCGGGCTGATCGACATCGGGCGTCCCGAGCCGGGCCAGACCGTCGTCGTGTCCGGTGCGGCGGGCGCGGTCGGCAGTGTCGTCGGGCAGATCGCCAAGATCATGGGCTGCCGGGTCATCGGCATCGCCGGCGGCGAGGCCAAGTGCCGGATGATCGTCGACGAACTCGGCTTCGACGCCGCGATCGACTACCGCAGCGAGGACGTCCGCAAGGCGCTGCGCCGGCACGCCCCCGACGGCGTCGACGTGTACTTCGACAACGTCGGCGGCGACATCCTGGACGCCGTGCTGCTGACCCTGGCGCGCGGTGCCCGCATCATCGTCTGCGGCGCGATCTCCCAGTACAACAGCACCAAGCCGCAGGGCCCCGCCAACTACCTCTCCCTGCTGGTCAACCGCGCCACCATGACCGGCATGGTCGTCTTCGACTACGCCGACCGCTACGCCGAGGGCATCACGCAGATGGCCACGTGGCGGGCGGAGGGCCGGCTCAAGTCCCTTGAGGACGTGGTCTCCGGCGGCGTGGCGGACTTCCCCGACACCCTCATGCGCCTGTTCCGCGGTGAGAACCACGGCAAGCTCGTGCTGAAGATCGCGGACTGAGCGGGCGGAAGGGAGGGAGCCAACCGATGAAGGCACTGACTTACCACGGCCGCCACGACATCCGCTACGGCGACGTCCCCGACCCGGCCGTGACCAGCCCCACCCACGCGGTCGTCCAGGTGACCACGGCCGGCATCTGCGGCAGCGACCTGCACATCTACCACGGCAACCCGTTCAGCCCGGAACTGGGCTACACACCGGGACACGAATGCGTCGGCGTGGTCGTGGAGACCGGCGACCAGGTCACCCGCTTCAAGCCCGGCGACCGCGTCCTGGTGCCCGCCTCGGCGGGCTGCACCCAGTGCCGGTCGTGCGCGGCCGGGTTCACCGCCCGGTGCGAGCGCGCCAAGACCAGTACGGAACTCTGCTACGGCGTCAGCCCCCAACTCCCCGGCAGCCAGGCCCAGGCCCTCGCGGTGCCGTACGCCGACATCAACCTGGTGGCCCTGCCCGAGGGCATCTCCGACGAGGCCGCCGTCGTCCTGACGGACAACGCCCCGACGGCCTGGTACGGCTGCCGCCGCGCCCGCATCCAGCCCGGCGAGACCGTCCTGGTCATCGGCCTCGGCCCGGTCGGGCTGATGGCCGCCCAGTCCGCCTTCGCGATGGGCGCCGCGCGGGTGCTCGGTGCGGACCTGGTCGCGGAGCGCCGCGCCTTCGCCGCCGGCCTGGGGGTCGAGCCGGTCGAGGGCGAGGACGCGAAGGCCGCGGTGCGGGAGATGACCGGGGGACGCGGACCGGACGCGGTGGTGGAGGCCGTGGGCTCGGACGCCACCATCGACCTGGCCCTCAAGTCCGTCCGGCAGGCGGGCCGCGTGAGCGTCATCGGCGTCAGCCAGAACAAGGCGTTCCCCTTCCACATGGGACTGGCGCAGATCAAGGAACTCGAGTTCGCCATCGGGCTCTGCTCGATCCACTACGAACTCCCCGCCCTGATCGCCCTCGCCCAGGCCGGCCGGATCCAGCCGGAGGCCGTGGTCTCCCACCGCTTCCCCCTCTCCCAGGGCCCCGAGGCATACGAACTGTTCGCCAACCGCTCCGACGGAGTCCGCAAGATCCTCCTCGACCCGACCGGCTGACCGATTCGGTCAATCTCCCTACCCGTCAGTAGACACGGGCCGTTCTGAATGGAACGCTCGCTCCAGAACGCGACGACCCCGTTCGCCGCACGAGCCTCGCACCATGCACACCGGTAAGTCCTCGTACGCCCGGAATCCTCGCCGAGAGGAGTGCATCCCATGAGGGTCCGAGTCACTACGGCGGTGCTGACCGCCATCGCCATCGCCGCGGGCGTCCACCTCGCCCCCGCATCCGCGTCCGCCGCCGAGCCGGCGGAGTTCACCGTGGACACCACCGCCGACGCGGTCGACGCCGACCCGTCGGACGGCCGGTGCCTCACCGCGTCCGGCGCGTGCAGTCTGCGCGCCGCGGTGATGGCCGCCAACTCCCGGCCGGGCAGCACGATCACGCTGCCGCCCGGCCACTACCGGCTGACGATCCCGCCCGACCCCCGGCTGATCGTCGGCGACCATCCCGACCCCACCACAGGCGACTTGAACGTCGACGCCCCCACCACCATCACGGGATCGGGCGCGCGCACCACCGTCATCGACGCGGGCCTCCTGGACCGGGTCTTCCGGCTGCGCGCGGACACCCGTATGTCCGATGTGACGATCACCGGGGGCAGGGCCGTACAGCGTGAACTGCCCTTCACCGACACCGGTGGTGGCGGCATCGCCAACGCCCACCACCTGACCCTGCGCCGGGTCGCCGTCACCGGGAACTCCGCCGGGTACGGCGGCGGCATCTTCAACGTCCCGGACTCCCACCTGGATCTCATCGACAGTACGGTCAGCCGGAACACCGCGGGAGAGGCCGGCGGCATCAGATTCGACGACACCGGCACTGTCACGAACTCGACGATCGCGGACAACCGGGTGACGAACCCCGGCGACCGTCCCGGCAGCCTCGGCGGCTACGGCGGAGGCATCGACATTCGCGGCACGGGAACGGTGCAGATCCTCAACTCGACCATCGCACGCAACAGTTCCAGCGACGGCGGGGGCGGGATCAACATCGCCCCGGCCTACCTCGACAGCCTGCCCGCGCCCCTCCCGGACCTGCCCCTGGGCCGCATGACCCTGCGCAACTCGATCATCGCGGGCAACACCGTCGACGGCGCCGCCGCCGACTGCAAGAAGGCCTTCGCGACCATCGCCTCCCTGGGCCACAACATCAACGCCGACGGAAGCTGTCGCCTCACCGCCGCGGGCGATCTGCCCAGCCGTGACCCGCTGCTCGGGCCGCTCACGGACAACGGCGGCCCGACCGACACCGCGGCGCTCCTGCCGGGCAGCCCCGCCCTCGACGCGGCCGCCGACTGCCCGGACACCGATC from Streptomyces davaonensis JCM 4913 encodes the following:
- a CDS encoding NADP-dependent oxidoreductase; this encodes MSTINHQVRLAARPVGEPQPTDWQHVEEPVGQPGDGEFLVQVLALSIDPAMRGWMNAGRSYIRPVEIGEVMRAGAVGRVIASQHPGFAVGDHVSGSFGVQEYCVSNGLGVTKVDPTAAPLPTYLGTLGMSGLTGYFGLIDIGRPEPGQTVVVSGAAGAVGSVVGQIAKIMGCRVIGIAGGEAKCRMIVDELGFDAAIDYRSEDVRKALRRHAPDGVDVYFDNVGGDILDAVLLTLARGARIIVCGAISQYNSTKPQGPANYLSLLVNRATMTGMVVFDYADRYAEGITQMATWRAEGRLKSLEDVVSGGVADFPDTLMRLFRGENHGKLVLKIAD
- a CDS encoding alcohol dehydrogenase catalytic domain-containing protein; this encodes MKALTYHGRHDIRYGDVPDPAVTSPTHAVVQVTTAGICGSDLHIYHGNPFSPELGYTPGHECVGVVVETGDQVTRFKPGDRVLVPASAGCTQCRSCAAGFTARCERAKTSTELCYGVSPQLPGSQAQALAVPYADINLVALPEGISDEAAVVLTDNAPTAWYGCRRARIQPGETVLVIGLGPVGLMAAQSAFAMGAARVLGADLVAERRAFAAGLGVEPVEGEDAKAAVREMTGGRGPDAVVEAVGSDATIDLALKSVRQAGRVSVIGVSQNKAFPFHMGLAQIKELEFAIGLCSIHYELPALIALAQAGRIQPEAVVSHRFPLSQGPEAYELFANRSDGVRKILLDPTG
- a CDS encoding choice-of-anchor Q domain-containing protein; this translates as MRVRVTTAVLTAIAIAAGVHLAPASASAAEPAEFTVDTTADAVDADPSDGRCLTASGACSLRAAVMAANSRPGSTITLPPGHYRLTIPPDPRLIVGDHPDPTTGDLNVDAPTTITGSGARTTVIDAGLLDRVFRLRADTRMSDVTITGGRAVQRELPFTDTGGGGIANAHHLTLRRVAVTGNSAGYGGGIFNVPDSHLDLIDSTVSRNTAGEAGGIRFDDTGTVTNSTIADNRVTNPGDRPGSLGGYGGGIDIRGTGTVQILNSTIARNSSSDGGGGINIAPAYLDSLPAPLPDLPLGRMTLRNSIIAGNTVDGAAADCKKAFATIASLGHNINADGSCRLTAAGDLPSRDPLLGPLTDNGGPTDTAALLPGSPALDAAADCPDTDQRGIARPQGAACDIGAYEHTP